The nucleotide window TGCTTCACCGAGATCACGCCCGGGTCCGCGTCGCCTTCGTAGGTCTGGCCGGTGGAGGCCTTGAACCAGTCGAGGATGCGGCCGACGAAGGGTGAGATGAGCTGCACGCCCGCCTCGGCGCAGGCCACGGCCTGGGCGAAGGAGAACAACAGGGTCAGGTTGCAGTGGATGCCTTCCTTTTCGAGGATTTCGGCAGCCTTGATGCCTTCCCAGGTGGAGGCGATCTTGATGAGCACGCGGTCCTTGGAGATGCCTTCCTTGGCGTAGGCGGCGATCAGTTCGCGGGCCTTCGCGACGGTGGCTTCGGTATCGAAGGACAAGCGGGCATCCACCTCGGTGGAAACGCGGCCCGGCACGATCTTGAGGATCTCAAGGCCGAAGAGGATGAGGATGCGGTCGAGCACGGCCTCGGTGAGCGCTTCACCGGTGAGGGAACCGCCCTTCAGTTCGGAAACGGCCTGCTCCACAAGGTGGCGGTATTCCGGCTTGGCGGCAGCCTGGAGGATGAGCGACGGATTCGTCGTGGCATCGCGCGGCTGGTAAGCCTTCATCGATTCGAAATCGCCGGTGTCGGCGACGACGGTGGTGAACTCCTTGAGTTGATCCAGTTGAGTAGCGCTCATGGCGGGGCCGAAGTAGGGGCAAACGCCGGGTCTGGCGAGCCCAAAAGGAGTT belongs to Luteolibacter ambystomatis and includes:
- the tal gene encoding transaldolase; the protein is MSATQLDQLKEFTTVVADTGDFESMKAYQPRDATTNPSLILQAAAKPEYRHLVEQAVSELKGGSLTGEALTEAVLDRILILFGLEILKIVPGRVSTEVDARLSFDTEATVAKARELIAAYAKEGISKDRVLIKIASTWEGIKAAEILEKEGIHCNLTLLFSFAQAVACAEAGVQLISPFVGRILDWFKASTGQTYEGDADPGVISVKQIYTYYKKFGYKTEIMGASFRNKGEILSLAGCDLLTISPGLLGELQASTEPIERRLTAEAAASADLKKVSFDEKSFRYSFNEDAMATEKTAQGIRGFAADIVKLEKLVNDIIG